The following proteins are encoded in a genomic region of Oryctolagus cuniculus chromosome 6, mOryCun1.1, whole genome shotgun sequence:
- the PHAX gene encoding phosphorylated adapter RNA export protein, whose product MALDAGDMEDGQLSDSDSDMMVAPSDRPLPVPKVLVGGSAARGLQSPTAAGAPASHYRTVKSVDSSEESFSDSDDESSLWKRKRQKCLSLPPKPEPFQFDQSSQKPPAAGGKKVNNIWGAVLQEQNQDAVATELGILGMEGTIDRSRQSETYNYLLAKKLRRESQEHAKDVDKELDDYMHGGTKGGSKDEENGQGHLKRKRPVRDRVGARLEMNYKGRYEITEEDSQEKVADEIAYRLQEPKKDLIARVVRIIGNKKAIELLMETAEVEQNGGLFIVNGSRRRTPGGVFLNLLKNTPSISEEQIKDIFYIENQKEYENKKAARKRRTQILGKKMKQAIKSLNFQEEDDTSRETFASDTNEALASLDESQEGHGEAKLDPEEAIEVDHSHDLDIF is encoded by the exons ATGGCGCTGGACGCGGGCGACATGGAAGATGGGCAGCTCTCCGACTCGGACTCCGACATGATGGTCGCGCCCAGCGACAGGCCGCTGCCAGTGCCG AAAGTTCTAGTAGGGGGCAGTGCCGCGAGGGGCTTGCAGAGTCCCACAGCAGCGGGTGCACCCGCGTCACATTACCGGACTGTTAAAAGTGTGGATTCAAGTGAAGAGAGCttttctgattcagatgatgagagctctctttggAAGCGCAAGCGACAGAAGTGTTTGAGCCTGCCTCCCAAGCCAGAGCCCTTCCAGTTTGACCAGAGTAGTCAGAAGCCCCCCGCCGCCGGAGGAAAGAAGGTTAACAACATCTGGGGCGCCGTGCtgcaggagcagaaccaggacgcCGTGGCCACTGAACTGGGCATCTTGGGAATGGAGGGCACGATTGACAGAAGCAGGCAGTCAGAGACCTACAATTACCTGCTGGCTAAGAAACTCAGGAGGGAATCTCAGGAGCACGCAAAAGATGTAGACAAGGAGCTAGACGACTACATGCATGGTGGCACAAAGGGGGGGTCGAAGGACGAGGAAAACGGGCAAGGGCATCTCAAGCGGAAGCGGCCCGTCAGAGACAGAGTGGGAGCCAGGCTGGAGATGAACTACAAAGGCCGGTACGAGATCACGGAGGAGGATTCTCAGGAGAAGGTGGCCGATGAAATCGCTTACAG GTTACAGGAACCAAAGAAAGATCTGATAGCCCGAGTAGTGAGGATAATTGGAAACAAAAAGGCGATTGAACTGCTGATGGAAACTGCTGAAGTTGAACAAAATGGTGGCCTTTTTATAGTG AATGGGAGTCGAAGGAGGACACCAGGTGGAGTTTTTCTGAACCTCCTGAAAAATACTCCGAGTATCAGCGAGGAGCAAATCAAG GACATTTTCTACATTGAAAATCAAaaggaatatgaaaataaaaaagctgcTAGGAAAAGGAGAACACAGATACTGGGGAAGAAGATGAAACAGGCCATCAAAAGTCTGAATTTCCAGGAGGAAGATGATACATCACGAGAAACTTTTGCAAGTGACACAAATGAGGCCCTGGCCTCCCTTGACGAGTCCCAGGAAGGACACGGAGAAGCCAAGCTGGACCCCGAGGAAGCCATCGAGGTTGACCACTCTCACGACCTGGACATCTTTTAA